A section of the Glandiceps talaboti chromosome 8, keGlaTala1.1, whole genome shotgun sequence genome encodes:
- the LOC144439431 gene encoding acid-sensing ion channel 1C-like: MDPMSIEINRVSPGSIFHESKEQLTDSESETNVSVRGCKCCCGDEKFRQFCQDTTLHGIRYTTNQNVSIYRRILWSIVMLSVVIGITISTKDSFCRYLSAPVTTVLSFQQRHKVFFPAVTLCNYNKYRKSVIQGTWFDNFTKELSRNTTSIPGKRNDFDWNYYRDKIISLNTTDFQKETAHRMDEMLLMCEWSSDTTCTSSNFTTVMTDFGVCYTFNGDADNMLSVHNRGRAHGMFMVLDVQQAEYTYNSNKGAGIKLLIHSQTDVPLVDELGMALSPAMDTTVALKISNTELIKCKDEKLKYFEKYSNSNCQLESYTEAVASSCNCTGAYMPGNMRDCNLIEEHICVKPAKRNKDIDCPMPCEQTTYGATLSYAAFPSTFFIEELQRRLNVSKQYMTDNYVAVSIYLEDLMILVTKEEPVYPYEDFVGDLGGLLGLGLGASLLTTFEFVEFFVICIVNKCRTFYHTMSKPRENDSIKIT; encoded by the exons ATGGACCCCATGTCGATCGAAATAAACAGAGTTTCACCAGGTTCTATTTTCCACGAATCCAAGGAACAACTGACAGATAGCGAATCGGAAACAAATGTTAGTGTGAGGGGCTGTAAGTGTTGTTGTGGGGACGAGAAATTTCGACAATTCTGTCAGGATACAACGTTACATGGTATACGCTACACCACGAACCAAAATGTCAGTATATATCGCAG gATATTGTGGAGTATAGTAATGTTGTCAGTTGTCATCGGCATCACAATCTCGACTAAAGATAGCTTTTGTCGCTATCTATCGGCTCCCGTCACCACAGTGTTATCATTTCAACAACGACATAAAGTATTCTTTCCAGCTGTTACACTATGCAACTACAATAAATATAGAAAGAGTGTCATACAGGGGACTTGGTTCGACAATTTTACTAAAGAATTATCCAGGAACACTACATCAATTCCCGGAAAAAGAAACGATTTTGACTGGAATTACTATAGAGATAAGATTATCAGTTTGAATACTACAGACTTTCAAAAGGAGACAGCTCATAGAATGGATGAAATGTTGTTAATGTGTGAATGGTCTTCGGATACGACATGTACATCTTCCAATTTTACTACTGTCATGACTGATTTTGGAGTGTGTTATACGTTCAATGGCGACGCTGACAACATGTTGTCTGTACACAATCGTGGACGTGCGCATGGAATGTTTATGGTCCTCGATGTACAACAGGCAGAATACACTTATAACTCCAACAAGGGAGCAGGAATCAAG CTACTGATACATTCACAGACCGATGTACCGTTAGTTGATGAGCTAGGAATGGCTTTATCTCCGGCGATGGATACAACAGTTGCATTGAAGATAAgcaat ACCGAATTAATCAAATGCAAAGATGAAAAGCTAAAATATTTCGAGAAATATTCTAATTCTAATTGTCAACTTGAGAGTTATACAGAAGCCGTAGCATCTAGCTGCAATTGCACAGGTGCTTACATGCCTG GTAACATGAGAGATTGTAATCTAATAGAAGAACACATATGTGTTAAACCAGCTAAAA gaaataaagatattgactgTCCTATGCCATGTGAACAAACAACCTACGGTGCAACACTAAGTTATGCAGCGTTTCCATCAACATTCTTCATTGAGGAATTACAAAGACGATTAAATGTATCTAAACAATACATGAC GGACAACTATGTTGCCGTTAGTATTTATTTAGAGGATCTAATGATACTTGTCACGAAGGAAGAACCAGTATATCCATATGAAGATTTTGTTG GTGACTTAGGTGGCCTACTTGGTCTTGGTCTTGGGGCAAGCCTTCTTACTACTTTTGAGTTTGTTGAATTTTTTGTCATATGTATCGTCAACAAATGTCGAACCTTTTACCATACAATGTCAAAACCAAGGGAAAACGACTCCATCAAAATAACTTAA
- the LOC144439430 gene encoding acid-sensing ion channel 1A-like — translation MVERLLQDMYSFNQTTIYAEGLDWMKYNDSTNEITNITDFGLVAAHKIEDILVQCQWSTHSTCHPENFTTIFADFGVCYTFNGDADNPLFVHNRGRIYGLYMILDLQQHEYFYGSHRGAGIKMLVHSATDPPLIGELGMALGPGMDATVALTTSRVERTNCKDESLDYYKHYSGANCELAKRTNSVLATCGCRAPYMPGDERLCTLEEEVTCLPNVLGKHDYFCPAPCDATIYHATLSFASFPGEHVLQKISETYNKSEDEIWKNFIAVSIYMEDLSVFMTKQEIAYTIDNFLGDMGGQLGLCLGASILTMWEFGEFVLTLLCYRCRGLFKMMKGERKK, via the exons ATGGTAGAAAGACTATTACAGGATATGTACTCATTTAACCAGACAACGATATATGCGGAAGGCTTAGATTGGATGAAATACAACGATTCGACAAACGAAATTACTAACATAACAGATTTCGGACTGGTGGCTGCGCATAAGATAGAAGACATCCTTGTTCAATGCCAATGGTCTACACATTCTACTTGTCATCCCGAGAACTTTACCACAATCTTCGCTGACTTTGGAGTTTGCTATACTTTCAATGGTGATGCTGACAACCCTCTGTTTGTCCATAATCGTGGACGTATCTATGGTTTGTACATGATACTGGATCTCCAACAACATGAATATTTTTATGGTTCTCACAGGGGAGCTGGAATAAAG ATGCTGGTACACTCAGCAACTGACCCCCCACTAATCGGTGAACTAGGGATGGCTTTGGGACCTGGTATGGATGCAACTGTTGCTCTCACAACAAGCAGG GTGGAGCGAACCAATTGCAAAGATGAAAGTCTAGATTATTATAAGCATTATTCTGGTGCTAATTGTGAACTAGCTAAACGTACAAATTCTGTCTTGGCAACATGTGGTTGCAGAGCACCGTACATGCCAG GTGATGAGAGGCTATGTACTCTTGAAGAAGAAGTGACATGTCTCCCGAATGTCTTAG GCAAACATGACTACTTCTGCCCAGCTCCATGTGACGCTACAATATATCATGCAACTTTGAGTTTCGCATCATTTCCTGGAGAACATGTATTGCAAAAGATATCCGAAACCTACAACAAGTCCGAAGATGAGATTTG GAAAAATTTCATTGCTGTCAGCATCTACATGGAGGATTTATCCGTTTTTATGACAAAACAAGAAATTGCCTATACCATTGACAATTTCCTAG GTGACATGGGTGGCCAGCTTGGATTGTGTCTAGGTGCAAGCATACTGACTATGTGGGAATTCGGGGAATTCGTACTGACTCTACTTTGTTATCGATGTCGAGGattatttaaaatgatgaaaggggagagaaaaaaataa